One genomic segment of Linepithema humile isolate Giens D197 chromosome 5, Lhum_UNIL_v1.0, whole genome shotgun sequence includes these proteins:
- the LOC137000071 gene encoding uncharacterized protein: MLGYQGISRREEPDENWEFLSVIRIFGTASDYDNAMKKVSLAEQLTDISDSENAKKTRKRRARRMLSSEDSDNEEYPPRKRSNRIKSSMKKTMNSNIQYPEFPSTSKLPLISMENDNSIEKHDGDTSIVHDDDTSIVQKKNTFMKTFTIKDTSTDIDVDHTSNEKIVDVIEARIQKIMHKPEEVKIQ; encoded by the exons atgctTGGCTATCAGGGTATCTCTAGGAGAGAAGAACCTGATGAAAATTGGGAATTTTTAAGTGTCATAAGAATTTTTGGAActgcat CTGATTATGATAATGCTATGAAAAAAGTGTCCTTAGCAGAACAGCTGACTGATATTAGTGAttcagaaaatgcaaaaaagactAGAAAACGTCGTGCACGTCGTATGTTATCAAGTGAGGATTCTGACAATGAAGAATATCCTccaagaaaaagatcaaacagaattaaaagtagtatgaaaaaaacaatgaattCCAACATCCAATATCCAGAATTTCCTTCAACATCCAAATTACCACTTATTAGTATGGAAAatg ATAATTCAATTGAAAAACATGATGGTGATACATCAATTGTACATGATGATGATACATCAattgtacaaaagaaaaatacttttatgaaaacattCACCATTAAAGATACTTCTACAGATATAGATGTAGATCACAcaagtaatgaaaaaattgttgacGTAATTG AAGCACGTATCCAAAAGATCATGCATAAACCAGAAGAAGTGAAAATCCAATGA
- the LOC105674176 gene encoding uncharacterized protein isoform X1 encodes MRRFYQTRCYDEQQRNSEQLMLSVDMTDNLTNNETDNLANNETVSSAIELNTNENIYDDLMHVESEQNLEVNDMSIVDNDYSSTINNDISLDTVNQTFQESLASAFIKCNLTHTQGNIILNTLRSHKCHTFLPKDTRSLLNTPRDRIAVCSMYPGQYLYIGFEKGINNILKKTPPNQIPSVLEIDWSTDGAKLNKCGTMQIWPIQISISNISNSKPEIVGIYMGNKKPGDINLFMDEFVTDVLQVFEKGGITFSHQQIPTTLRAFIADAPARSWLLNHYGHTSSHACGKCKVVGIRYEQRMIFLGTNHRLRTDEEYIRMTDRDHHKGKSPLSRLPMGMVTQVPVDYMHLVCIGVVKKLLTAWITGKYGKKTKLSGRNLDVVSKRLELLSHYCPRDFARKPRSLSDYSDYKATEGRQFILYTGPTVMLGIMEKQTYIHLLFLHTAIRTLCSNTFSNMSLLQCAEVALKKFVEKCQVFYKLSFMSYNVHALLHLVADVKRFGPLDSFSAFKYENNMQLFKRSYRKPHQALQQFALRQAEINNHERKEHSAHSNATVIQMFDRHGEGPLPLGFSPTHCQQYTKIQTGSMYFNVTSLGNKCCILKDSSVCVIENILEMNETYHFVVKKFEIMEDFYDVGISSSSLDIYKCSALSSDFYVIPITDVRAKCYMMLYWKTIDDESSDSSSDSETDKPVPGEYVISVLL; translated from the coding sequence ATGAGGCGATTTTATCAAACAAGATGTTACGACGAACAGCAGCGTAATTCCGAACAATTAATGTTGTCAGTAGACATGACAGATAATCTTActaataatgaaacagataaTCTTGCTAATAATGAAACAGTGTCTTCTGCTATCGAGTTAAATacgaatgaaaatatttatgatgatTTAATGCATGTTGAAAGTGAACAAAATCTTGAAGTCAATGACATGTCAATCGTAGATAATGATTATAGTAGTACAATCAATAATGACATATCTTTGGACACTGTAAATCAGACATTTCAAGAATCTTTAGCATCAgcgtttataaaatgtaatctgACCCATACACAGGGGAATATAATCTTAAATACATTACGATCACATAAATGCCATACGTTTCTACCAAAAGATACAAGATCATTACTTAATACGCCGCGTGACAGAATTGCAGTTTGTTCAATGTACCCAGGACAATACCTTTATATTGGTTTTGAAAAaggcattaataatattctgaagAAAACTCCACCGAATCAGATTCCTTCCGTTCTTGAAATAGACTGGAGTACCGACGGCgcgaaattaaacaaatgtgGGACAATGCAAATTTGGCCGATCCAAATTTCAATAAGCAATATAAGTAACAGCAAACCGGAAATAGTGGGTATTTATATGGGGAATAAAAAACCAGGTGACATTAACTTATTTATGGATGAATTTGTAACTGATGTATTGCAAGTTTTTGAAAAGGGCGGTATAACATTTAGTCATCAACAAATTCCCACTACACTGAGAGCATTCATCGCAGATGCTCCAGCACGTTCTTGGTTATTAAATCATTATGGGCACACATCGAGTCATGCATGCGGAAAATGTAAAGTTGTCGGCATACGATATGAGCAACGAATGATCTTCTTAGGTACGAATCATCGTTTAAGAACCGATGAAGAGTACATTCGGATGACAGACCGCGATCATCATAAAGGAAAAAGCCCTTTATCCCGATTACCTATGGGAATGGTAACACAAGTTCCCGTAGACTATATGCACTTAGTGTGTATAGGAGTCGTGAAGAAATTGTTAACGGCGTGGATTACGGGCAAATATGgtaaaaagacaaaattatcAGGCCGAAACCTAGATGTAGTATCAAAACGACTTGAACTTCTTTCCCATTATTGTCCACGGGACTTCGCCAGAAAACCTAGGTCATTGAGCGACTATTCGGATTATAAAGCCACAGAGGGACGACAGTTCATTTTATATACTGGGCCTACAGTAATGCTTGGCATTATGGAAAAACAaacatatattcatttattatttctacataCAGCAATTCGTACGCTTTGCAGTAACACATTTTCGAATATGTCTCTGTTACAGTGTGCAGAAGTAgcacttaaaaaatttgttgaaaaatgtcAAGTTTTCTATAAACTTTCTTTTATGTCATACAATGTGCATGCTTTGCTACACCTGGTGGCAGATGTCAAACGCTTTGGTCCGCTTGACAGTTTTTCCGCTTTtaagtatgaaaataatatgcaattattCAAACGCTCGTATAGAAAACCTCATCAGGCTTTACAGCAATTTGCCCTCAGACAGGcggaaataaataatcatgagCGGAAAGAACATTCCGCACACAGTAATGCAACAGTTATACAAATGTTCGACCGGCATGGCGAAGGTCCTCTTCCATTAGGATTTTCTCCTACACATTGTCAACAGTACACAAAGATACAAACCGGaagtatgtattttaatgttactTCACTTGGCAACAAATGTTGTATTTTAAAGGATTCTTCAGTATGTGTCATCGAAAACATATTAGAAATGAATGAAACGTACCATTTTGTGGTAaagaaattcgaaattatGGAAGATTTTTATGATGTGGGtatttcatcatcatcattagatatttataaatgctcTGCGTTATCAAgcgatttttatgtaatacctATTACTGATGTGCGGGCAAAATGTTACATGATGTTATATTGGAAAACTATTGATGACGAGAGTTCTGATTCCAGCAGTGATTCCGAAACCGATAAGCCGGTTCCTGGTGAATATGTTATATCAGTTCTTTTATAG